A genomic stretch from Petrimonas mucosa includes:
- a CDS encoding helix-turn-helix domain-containing protein: MKKEKHYAILYEWADWVDSQDVMQKFHISVRTLQSWRTNKVLPYSCIRGKIYYRKSDILLILQKNYNGTRKSLLPEFNDCNVEFR; this comes from the coding sequence ATGAAAAAAGAAAAACATTACGCCATTCTTTATGAGTGGGCCGACTGGGTGGATTCTCAGGATGTGATGCAGAAATTCCACATCTCTGTCCGTACGTTGCAGAGCTGGCGGACCAATAAGGTTTTGCCCTACTCTTGCATCCGCGGAAAGATCTACTATCGGAAGTCTGACATTCTTCTCATCCTCCAGAAAAATTACAATGGCACAAGGAAGTCATTGTTACCGGAGTTCAATGATTGCAATGTAGAATTTCGATGA